Within Serratia odorifera, the genomic segment GGAAGACCGCGACCGCATTACGCGCATCATCTGCGAGCAGCAGGCGAACTTCGTTGATGTGATGACCAGCAACAATAACAATCTGCAAATCAGTTTTGTGCACTCTCGTTATCGTAACGAGGATGTGGCGATCTGCGTGCTGGTAGACGTCAGCGCACGCGTCAAAATGGAAGAGTCGCTGCAGGAAATGGCCGCTGCCGCCGAGCAGGCCAGCCAGTCGAAGTCGATGTTCCTCGCCACCGTCAGCCACGAATTGCGCACGCCGCTGTACGGCATCATCGGTAACCTGGATTTGTTGCAGACCAAAGCGCTGCCGGAGGGCGTAGACCGCCTGGTCAATGCCATGAACAACTCTTCCGGGTTACTGCTGAAAATCATCAGCGATATTTTGGATTTTTCCAAGATTGAATCCGAACAGCTGAAGATTGAGCCGCGGGAGTTTTCCTGCCTGGAAGTTATCACCCATATTGCCGGCAACTATTTGCCGCTGGTGGTGAAGAAACGCCTGGGGTTGTACTGCTTTATCGAACAGAACGTACCGGAGCGGATTTCAGGCGATCCGGTGCGCTTGCAGCAGGTGCTGTCCAATCTATTGAACAATGCCATCAAGTTCACCGATACCGGCTGCATTATCCTGCAGGTCACGGCGCGTGGCAGCTACCTTGAGTTCAGCGTGCGCGATACGGGCGTCGGCATTCCCGAAAAGGAAATCTCCCGCCTGTTCGATCCGTTCTTCCAGGTGGGCACCGGGGTGCAGCGTCATTTCCAGGGCACCGGTTTGGGACTGGCGATCTGTGAGAAGCTGATCAACATGATGGACGGCGACATTGCGGTAGAGTCCGAGCCGGGTCTGGGCAGTATGTTCTCGATCCGCATTCCATTATTCGATGCACAATACCCGGTGCCGCAACCGAGTGATACCTGGCAGGGCAGAACTCTGTGGCTGGAGATCCGTAACCAGCGGTTGGAAAATTACCTGATGGAAATTCTCGGCGGCTATGGCGCCACGCTGTTGCGCTATCAGGGCCAGGACACCACGGCACAGGACGTGCTGCTCAGCGATCATGGGTTGCAGATCGCCACGCCGCTATTGGCGCAAATAGAGTTTTCCATTGACCATATTGGCCCGTCGAATGAAACTCGTGCCGGTTACTGGATGCACAGCACCTCGACGCCGCGGGAAACCATCGGCTTGCTTAACCGGCTGTTTGAGGTATATGACGGCAGCGCCAAAACGTTGATGCAGCTGCCGCAGCCGACCAAGGCCTGCGCGGTGGATAACGGCGATATTCGCCTGCTGGTGGTTGATGACCACCCGATCAACCGCCGGTTGCTGTCCGATCAGTTGACGTCGCTCGGTTATCGGGTGATTACCGCCAATGACGGCGTTGATGCGCTGGGGGTGTTGAGCCATAACCCGGTAGATATTGTACTGACCGACGTCAATATGCCGAATATGGACGGTTATCGCCTGACGCAGCGCCTGCGGCAGATGAATTTCACCTCGCCGGTCATCGGGGTCACGGCCAATGCCCTGGCGGAAGAAAAGCAGCGCTGTATCGAAGCCGGGATGGATAATTGTTTGTCGAAACCGGTAACGCTGGAAACCCTGGAACAGACGCTGGCGGTGTATTCAGCCATCGTACGCAAGAATAATCAGCAGGACTGAGGCGAAAGGGCGAGAGGTATGGCGGTGGCGGCAGGGCAAGAATGAATCAGGGGCCGTTTGGCCCCTGTAATGGTATCAACTAGTCTTTACTCAACGGCGTCATGCTGACGGAAGACAGATAGTTGAGCAGGGCGATGTCGTTGTCGACGCCCAGTTTCATCATCGCCGACTTCTTCTGGCTACTGATGGTTTTGATGCTGCGGTTCAGCTTCTTGGCGATCTCGGTCACCAGGAAACCTTCGGCGAACAGGCGCAACACTTCGCTCTCTTTTGGTGACAGGCGCTTGTCGCCATAGCCGCTGGCGCTGATTTTCTCCAACAGTTTGGAGACGCTTTCCGGCGTGAACTTTTTGCCTTTTTGCAGTGCGGCCAGCGCTTTTGGCAAGTCGGTCGGCGCACCCTGTTTCAGTACGATACCTTCAATGTCCAGATCCAACACCGCGCTGAGAATGGCCGGGTTGTTGTTCATGGTCAGAACGATGATCGACAACTGAGGATAGTGGCGCTTGATGTACTTGATCAGCGTAATGCCGTCGCCGTATTTGTCACCAGGCATGGAAAGGTCGGTGATCAAGACGTTGGCGTCCAGCTTG encodes:
- the rcsB gene encoding response regulator transcription factor RcsB, whose amino-acid sequence is MNNLNVIIADDHPIVLFGIRKSLEQIEWVNVVGEFEDSTALINSLAKLDANVLITDLSMPGDKYGDGITLIKYIKRHYPQLSIIVLTMNNNPAILSAVLDLDIEGIVLKQGAPTDLPKALAALQKGKKFTPESVSKLLEKISASGYGDKRLSPKESEVLRLFAEGFLVTEIAKKLNRSIKTISSQKKSAMMKLGVDNDIALLNYLSSVSMTPLSKD
- the rcsC gene encoding two-component system sensor histidine kinase RcsC; this translates as MKYLASFRTTLKISRYLFRVLAIMLWSLGALLTTFYILNILHEKESDLRQEYNLNFDQAQGYIRHSADIIRDIKYMAENRLNGSVSSLDLFSGVFPGKSAQPEFFPLYPESDCALNTTYRSSLDALSGLIQYWKENFVAAYDLNRVFFIGGDSLCMAEFGKSSGVTDRENVLKSLHERILKYRNAKNQDKDSNIYWVTPSQQRSDVGYLYILTPIYIGNKLEALLGIEQTIRLEDFITPGSLPIGVALLDENNQPVLRLADGERYASSLTNYPEDHTYFGYVDSYHDLILKKALPPSSLSIVYALPVKSVIERFKMLILNAILLNLLSAIVLFTLAWLFERKMFLPAEDNAFRLEEHEQFNRKIVASAPVGICILRISDGTNILSNELAHNYINLLTQEDRDRITRIICEQQANFVDVMTSNNNNLQISFVHSRYRNEDVAICVLVDVSARVKMEESLQEMAAAAEQASQSKSMFLATVSHELRTPLYGIIGNLDLLQTKALPEGVDRLVNAMNNSSGLLLKIISDILDFSKIESEQLKIEPREFSCLEVITHIAGNYLPLVVKKRLGLYCFIEQNVPERISGDPVRLQQVLSNLLNNAIKFTDTGCIILQVTARGSYLEFSVRDTGVGIPEKEISRLFDPFFQVGTGVQRHFQGTGLGLAICEKLINMMDGDIAVESEPGLGSMFSIRIPLFDAQYPVPQPSDTWQGRTLWLEIRNQRLENYLMEILGGYGATLLRYQGQDTTAQDVLLSDHGLQIATPLLAQIEFSIDHIGPSNETRAGYWMHSTSTPRETIGLLNRLFEVYDGSAKTLMQLPQPTKACAVDNGDIRLLVVDDHPINRRLLSDQLTSLGYRVITANDGVDALGVLSHNPVDIVLTDVNMPNMDGYRLTQRLRQMNFTSPVIGVTANALAEEKQRCIEAGMDNCLSKPVTLETLEQTLAVYSAIVRKNNQQD